One window of Immundisolibacter sp. genomic DNA carries:
- a CDS encoding bifunctional protein-serine/threonine kinase/phosphatase, whose product MTSERLEVGVGLVSQTGRRPQNEDFVAADRPVGSRGGYEFAAAIADGVGGGPGGRLAAETAVRGFLDGYFGLPATLGAERAAGRALQAINRWLHGLAQQNVDLRGMATTFSALLLRGREGYVLHVGDSRVYRLRDASLHRVTTDHAHDHPDLQHVLLRAVALEDNVRADASRHELRVHDRYLLCTDGVHGTLPDRRIEALLATRGDPQASAAEIVAAALEAGSRDNVTALVLDVLALPPLDQTGLEAALAALPLLALPKVGDEVDGFRLLEQISDGRYSRLFRAQDLRESRQAALKFPHPRLEGEDIYRRAFLREAAVAAQVRSPYVAEVIELAPDRQTRLYSAMPFYVGETLEQRLKRSPLGLAEGVAIASQLGRAVDALHRRRIVHRDIKPDNVLLLPGGGLKLLDLGVARLPGVQGAPDEDIPGTPSYLAPEQYEGNAGDECTDVYALGVTLYRMFTGHYPYGETEAFARPRFTRRQPLAHYRPQLPAWLDAVLARATAVQPTERYAHVADLVADLEHGLSGGGGTAPQRRQPLYERNPLRFWQGLSLALLIALLVLLARG is encoded by the coding sequence GTGACTAGCGAGCGGCTGGAAGTCGGCGTCGGCCTGGTCAGCCAGACCGGTCGTCGGCCGCAGAACGAGGACTTCGTGGCGGCGGATCGTCCGGTCGGCAGTCGTGGCGGTTACGAGTTTGCGGCGGCGATTGCCGATGGCGTCGGCGGCGGCCCGGGCGGTCGCTTGGCGGCGGAGACCGCCGTTCGGGGGTTTCTGGATGGCTACTTCGGGCTGCCAGCGACGCTGGGCGCCGAACGCGCCGCCGGCCGCGCACTCCAGGCCATCAACCGCTGGTTGCACGGTCTGGCCCAGCAAAACGTCGACCTGCGTGGCATGGCAACCACCTTCAGCGCGCTGCTGCTGCGCGGGCGCGAGGGGTACGTGCTGCACGTTGGCGACAGCCGTGTGTACCGGCTCCGGGATGCCAGCCTGCACCGGGTGACCACCGATCACGCGCACGATCACCCGGACCTGCAACACGTGCTGCTGCGGGCCGTGGCGCTGGAAGACAACGTGCGCGCCGACGCCAGCCGACACGAGCTGCGCGTGCACGACCGCTACCTGCTATGTACGGATGGGGTGCACGGCACGCTGCCGGACCGGCGCATCGAGGCCCTGCTGGCAACCCGTGGGGACCCGCAGGCGAGTGCCGCCGAAATTGTCGCGGCGGCGCTGGAGGCCGGCAGTCGCGACAACGTAACGGCCCTGGTGCTGGACGTGCTGGCGCTGCCGCCGCTCGATCAGACTGGCCTTGAAGCCGCCCTGGCGGCGCTGCCCCTGCTGGCCTTGCCCAAAGTCGGCGACGAAGTGGACGGCTTTCGACTGCTGGAGCAGATTTCAGACGGCCGCTACAGCCGCCTGTTTAGGGCCCAGGACCTGCGTGAGTCGCGTCAGGCGGCGCTGAAGTTTCCGCACCCGCGCCTGGAGGGCGAGGATATCTACCGGCGGGCTTTCCTGCGCGAGGCGGCCGTGGCGGCGCAGGTGCGCAGCCCGTACGTGGCGGAAGTGATCGAACTGGCGCCGGATCGCCAGACGCGCCTGTATTCGGCAATGCCGTTCTATGTTGGCGAGACCCTGGAGCAGCGCCTCAAGCGTAGCCCGCTTGGCCTGGCCGAGGGCGTCGCCATTGCCAGCCAGCTCGGCCGGGCGGTCGATGCCCTGCACCGGCGGCGCATCGTGCACCGCGACATCAAGCCTGACAACGTACTGCTGCTGCCCGGTGGCGGCCTGAAGCTGCTCGACCTGGGCGTGGCACGTCTACCCGGTGTACAGGGCGCACCTGACGAAGATATTCCGGGCACGCCAAGCTACCTGGCGCCAGAGCAGTACGAGGGCAACGCCGGCGACGAATGCACCGACGTGTATGCGCTTGGCGTGACCCTGTACCGCATGTTCACCGGCCACTACCCGTACGGCGAGACCGAAGCCTTCGCCCGGCCGCGCTTTACCCGCCGCCAGCCCCTGGCGCACTACCGGCCGCAGCTGCCGGCGTGGCTTGACGCGGTACTGGCGCGCGCTACCGCGGTGCAGCCCACCGAGCGGTATGCGCACGTGGCGGACCTGGTGGCCGATCTGGAACATGGCCTCTCCGGCGGTGGCGGTACCGCGCCGCAGCGCCGCCAGCCCTTGTACGAGCGCAATCCGCTACGGTTCTGGCAGGGGCTATCCCTGGCATTGCTGATCGCACTGTTGGTGCTGTTGGCGCGCGGCTGA